In a genomic window of Myotis daubentonii chromosome 18, mMyoDau2.1, whole genome shotgun sequence:
- the LOC132220979 gene encoding natural killer cell receptor 2B4-like isoform X1, which yields MLGPALAFLVLFLQGRHSPAASSCPEPLSPDGPVVRPSGTSFCLGPGHTPTAVRSFDWQVRLRSNPSPCVLFTWKNDSRWHHAHRNASDCNNRLNFSIKELRLLLKAAQPDDSGTYSLEVTFENGTVRTHRFHVSVLDPVGKPELQLLEQTAALGSGQCRVTLNCSASGGGDVTYTWFRGGERIPTPRSPFRLEEQVDVNGGHIYTCNVSNPVSWAHQSLQLGQGCGSAPQKLGLLPLLMIILVLKLTLLGTLTSVCVWRRGRKPAEPGPEASLTVYEDVNHPPGRSGQVWPRGLGFPPSLWKCPGRMALLSRGQRALCAPEWPQAPSLSPSAS from the exons CCGCTTCCTCTTGCCCGGAACCCCTGTCTCCGGATGGACCTGTGGTGAGACCTTCGGGCACGTCTTTCTGCTTAGGGCCCGGCCACACCCCGACAGCCGTGAGGTCTTTTGACTGGCAGGTACGGCTGCGCTCAAACCCAAGCCCTTGTGTGCTGTTCACTTGGAAGAATGATTCTAGGTGGCATCATGCGCATCGGAATGCCAGTGACTGCAACAATAGGCTCAATTTTAGCATCAAGGAGTTAAGGCTCCTCCTTAAGGCCGCTCAGCCCGACGACAGCGGCACCTACTCCTTGGAGGTCACCTTTGAGAACGGCACCGTCAGGACCCACCGCTTCCACGTGTCCGTGTTGG ACCCTGTGGGGAAGCCCgagctgcagctgctggagcAGACGGCGGCCCTGGGCAGTGGACAGTGCCGAGTGACCCTGAACTGCTCGGCCTCCGGAGGTGGTGATGTGACCTACACCTGGTTCCGAGGGGGCGAGAGGATCCCGACGCCCAGGAGCCCCTTCCGACTGGAGGAGCAGGTCGATGTCAACGGCGGGCACATATACACCTGCAACGTCAGCAACCCCGTCAGCTGGGCGCACCAGAGCCTCCAGCTCGGCCAGGGCTGTGGGAGCGCCCCCCAGA AGCTCGGCCTCCTGCCCCTCTTGATGATcatcttggttctcaaacttaCACTGCTGGGCACCCTCACTAGCGTCTGTgtgtggagaagggggaggaagccGGCAG AGCCCGGCCCAGAGGCATCGCTGACAGTTTATGAAGATGTCAACCACCCGCCAGGCAGGAGCGGCCAGGTGTGGCCCCGAGGGCTGGggttccctccttccctctggaagTGCCCTGGGAGGATGGCCCTGCTgagcaggggccagagagccCTCTGCGCCCCAGAGTGGCCTCAGGCCCCGTCTCTGTCCCCCTCAGCGTCCTAG
- the LOC132220979 gene encoding natural killer cell receptor 2B4-like isoform X2 — protein sequence MLGPALAFLVLFLQGRHSPAASSCPEPLSPDGPVVRPSGTSFCLGPGHTPTAVRSFDWQVRLRSNPSPCVLFTWKNDSRWHHAHRNASDCNNRLNFSIKELRLLLKAAQPDDSGTYSLEVTFENGTVRTHRFHVSVLDPVGKPELQLLEQTAALGSGQCRVTLNCSASGGGDVTYTWFRGGERIPTPRSPFRLEEQVDVNGGHIYTCNVSNPVSWAHQSLQLGQGCGSAPQKLGLLPLLMIILVLKLTLLGTLTSVCVWRRGRKPAEPGPEASLTVYEDVNHPPGRSGQVGKIQPRAQHAA from the exons CCGCTTCCTCTTGCCCGGAACCCCTGTCTCCGGATGGACCTGTGGTGAGACCTTCGGGCACGTCTTTCTGCTTAGGGCCCGGCCACACCCCGACAGCCGTGAGGTCTTTTGACTGGCAGGTACGGCTGCGCTCAAACCCAAGCCCTTGTGTGCTGTTCACTTGGAAGAATGATTCTAGGTGGCATCATGCGCATCGGAATGCCAGTGACTGCAACAATAGGCTCAATTTTAGCATCAAGGAGTTAAGGCTCCTCCTTAAGGCCGCTCAGCCCGACGACAGCGGCACCTACTCCTTGGAGGTCACCTTTGAGAACGGCACCGTCAGGACCCACCGCTTCCACGTGTCCGTGTTGG ACCCTGTGGGGAAGCCCgagctgcagctgctggagcAGACGGCGGCCCTGGGCAGTGGACAGTGCCGAGTGACCCTGAACTGCTCGGCCTCCGGAGGTGGTGATGTGACCTACACCTGGTTCCGAGGGGGCGAGAGGATCCCGACGCCCAGGAGCCCCTTCCGACTGGAGGAGCAGGTCGATGTCAACGGCGGGCACATATACACCTGCAACGTCAGCAACCCCGTCAGCTGGGCGCACCAGAGCCTCCAGCTCGGCCAGGGCTGTGGGAGCGCCCCCCAGA AGCTCGGCCTCCTGCCCCTCTTGATGATcatcttggttctcaaacttaCACTGCTGGGCACCCTCACTAGCGTCTGTgtgtggagaagggggaggaagccGGCAG AGCCCGGCCCAGAGGCATCGCTGACAGTTTATGAAGATGTCAACCACCCGCCAGGCAGGAGCGGCCAG GTTGGAAAGATACAACCCAGAGCTCAACACGCTGCCTGA